Within Quercus lobata isolate SW786 chromosome 5, ValleyOak3.0 Primary Assembly, whole genome shotgun sequence, the genomic segment TTGAAAAGGTTGCGAAAACCTAATATTATgcaaaatttcttgattttcttgattggGCTCTGTCCCATTTtctttgattgtgtttgtgttggccCCAAGTGgaattttaacatgtatttagacAAGATTTtgacatgttcatgcattgttttacaTGTTAGTTATGTATGTGCATACTAGGTGTCTGATAAAATGCATAAATGGAATTTTGATGTTCTTTTGGACTccaatgagtaccaaactttggagATTACCATGATTATGCATGTTTATCATATTTTGATtattggttgtgtgttttacacactttgacCCAAATGTGCTTAGTCATGCCTTGGTCATACATCACATATGCACACCACATGCACACTTGATGCACACACTTGttcacttgacatgttttgcatttCACTCATGCTAAATAAGTTTTGTTACATGTTTAGCACTAATAACATGATCTTGTGATAGTGTTTTATTGTCTTTGAAGGACTAGTTGTTTAATTTGGAACTAACTTGCTGCTAATAAAGTTTGTTGTCCTTTTGTGTTCCATTTTGTTCTTTGATGTTACATGATTGTTCTTGAAGATGTCTGCATTCAAGAAATCAGCTATGAAAGGAAGTAGTAGCAAAGGAAAAGAACCAATGATTGATGTTGATAGCCTCACCCCAAAGTCAAAGAAGACTCGATCATATATAGGATTTTATGATTCCgacaagttcagatcatatgccGCATCTTAAGCCAATGAGAAGTACTTCAAGGATGCTCCCTTGTTGGTTGAAAGGGTGGTTGAGCAAGCGTCTTTGCTTGATACGAACATTCCAAAATGGTTCACCGTCGAGGATTAGAATTTTCTGCTATCCAACTTAGACGAAACATACGAAGAAATGGTGAAGGAATTCTATGCAAATGCCATTTATGAtgaggatgaactgaaatgtTGGATTAGAGGATAAGATCTCATAGTGACACCCTCCTATCTTGCCATCATTTTGCAAATCAACAAGCCAGTGTCCAAAAAACCACTGGTGTATGATGACTTGGATCTGAAGGAAGACTTGCTTTGGGAAACTTTTGGAGAAAAGTTGGAGTTATCTCCTAATGGGAAATCAGTTAGTGTTGCATCACTATCTCCCGAATTGAGGCTGTGCATAAAAATCATGTTTCACAACCTATATCCTCTCTCAAGCATAGGGTATATGAATCTTGGTCGGGCTTTATTCCTTCATGACCTGATCATTGATGAAGAAATCAATATTTGCTCTCATATCTTCCATATCTTAAGCAAGACTGTTGAGAGAACTGCCTCAAGGAAATGCCTTCATTTCTGTTGCCTCatttcaaaaatcttgaagCTCAAAGGCATTCATCCATTGGAAAATGAGTACCCTTATCCAAAGCAAAGTCCAATCAATATTCGCACTCTCAATGCTAGCATCGGTCAcaatcaaaagggagtcaaaCAAGAGAGTCATGCTCCTCATGGTGGTTCACGCTCTAGCTTACATCCTTATGATGAGAAGTTAGACAACATTATGTCATCCGTCCAAGACATCAGTAACAAGCTATTTAGACTTTCATCTATTACACACTCCCAACACATCCGTTTTGACACAAAGTTCACGTCTCTCCAAACTCAATTGGACCAAATTCAAAGGAGCTAGAGGAAGATGAGGACTAGCTATtacatgacaaaaagggggagatggttcatgatagggggagtgtaATGATAAGGGGAGAAAGAGCTAGATTGAAGGGGGAGCATTGGAGATGAAGAGCAAGAGCAAGAAAATCCTacatttaatattttgttttatgctatttacattgctttcttttaaatatttaaagtactttagtttaaatttcaatttatcttTAGTACTTTGTTTGTATTGTTTGCTTTGTAGCTTATTAGTACTTTTAGATTATGTATGCATTATCTTTAGTACTCTTCTTTTGTGCCCTTGTTGGGTCTTGTATTCTTGATGCAAATACCTTGGTgttttgcattggttgtgtgttagacatgcaattgatttttACGTTGGTGTTTTGCATTGATTTttaattgcattgcatgtccggatgatcatttactagataaatgttcattgtagtcattctttaatgattgtTCATGTTTGATCAAGTTACGCTTCATAGATTATAACTTgtttaataccttgattgcatTTTACTTGTTCCTATATGTACCTTATGTCAACTTGTCATGAGCTTAATGatagttttgtttgtgtgcgagTGTTTCAGGATATAAGTGTATATGGTGCAAGTGCTTTGTAGCTTCTAGAATTTGAagtgagtgagttttgtcattgttcccaaactcatgtttaagtctagagtttgttttaggggttttgtcacggaatagccaaagggggagattgtaaagttgttatttacaattattttgtattggctttaattccatgccaaatttgattgtaattctattcaatcattttttccatgtatttatgtgggatttttattgtaagggttatgtgtgagagagagtgtgaaaactCAAGCTTATATTGAAGATCAAGTGGATTTTGCGAGAAGCTAACCCAAGAAGTAGCCATGTGTTgagcacatgattggaatgcgaagagtcatgacagCCTGGTTTTCATGAGtctctcgcgggtaaggccttctcaCGAAATAATTGAAAAACATTCTGTTATGCTATTTTGTCATTTCTGCATACCCTTATTACCTACATATTGTAAGGATTTcttttaagagagaaaaccctagcacaCATTTGAGAATTAGGGATTGTTAAATCCATAATCATCTACACTTTTCCTTGTGGatttcctctactcctaccttTCCTTCTTTAAATCCTTGAGAGTTTGATAGTCCAAACACTTACTATACCTAATCTGAGTGTCAAGTAAGGTTTTGGTGCTagtgggaagcattggaagaagccaatcGTTGGCAGATGCAATTGGGTTGAATTGTGTGATTTGAGAAAgatagagaagacaaggtttcgTCAAACCAGTTGGTAGCAAGAggttggagggctcaagtacatggggtagactaagCTTGGAAtatcttttattatttgtgtactccaacttattctctaaTGGATCaatttactgcttggagggcatTGGAGAGGATTTTTGCCGAgtttttcggtttcctcttcgataacacgtctcaatgttatcttgtgtttgcatcattcttccctactcttttaattttcattttattgttgatatttgatgaatatggctcAGAGTAGTTTTATCGCTTGTtcgtgttaggacatatgtgattcatgttaggaacataggTCAATATTTAATGTAACTGGTtaatcttttaacaaaacgcactttacttgtatttgggtagatctaggatgtgtttaatacttcaagaagcatgttgttcaagtctagtattaaagccatgaagattagaccaagaaacaagtgaagaagggCTATTCATTAAAGTTAGACAAATAGTTCAACAGCtgtggacagatagctcgacagctgctcgacagatagctatttatcgagatttaatgaatgaAACTCGACAGATTCTTGATCGATCGAGTTATCTATCGAGATTACAGGaattcagatctgattttcggcccatgatgacatgtatgtgtggggtttcttttctcacaaccttagacctatataaggcttattttaaaggccgtcacatatgagaatacaaggagaacatatgcaaaaggtaaccaatgccttattctctttgaaagaagctactgcgtctttgcgccttagggttttgtaaccaagtgcttcttgatctttattgttgatgaagtgaagaactttgcaaccaatatcttcttctagttggggtgttagtcatgtactgggatccgtgcaataaaaagggtggcattcatatattgaagagtttagaagttctgaagcggtagaaggtttctgctgtgagttcatctacggggattgtaaaGTCTAGGGACAAATGTTTTGTACAAGATCTAAAACTTCtttttactatagtgaatttcttttgaagaaggtttcctcccaggttttttactgtgaaactagtttgtttgattggttttcctaggtcatcatatcttgtcttatttattttttcgttgcatgattttgacatgatattgatgtctgtttgtttgttttaacaagttttattcataataaatctaattaacaacttgggtttaaaacttgttaattctatcaaccggggtctaaattttccaacaagtggtatcagagcaagcacactctaattaggttttaatctttgctatgtgatccattgacccttgttgtcatggaaactctttatttatttttttttatttgcatgatcttgtgttgaatgatgatgatgatattcaagatgcctactgcaagctttataatttttgtatgaaatcGCTTGAATGTTCtccaaaattaaaagctaatttTAGAAAGGTCAAACTTGAAAgagatgatttgattgcaaaattggatgaagctaataatttgaatgagaattttaaaaataaaatttcatctcaggtggacaaaattaagagtttggaagagcaactagttgaatttaaaattgaagttgaaaaattaactagtgcCAAACTTGTTATTGAgcctaactcaaaagaaaaagatttttatattcctccatttaaaaggaataatcAAGAGTTGAAGACTAATATTGCtaggatagacaaaggtaaacAATCTGATGTTAAcactgaagtttctaaacctatgtctaaaactcctcctaggttgaataaaaattctgaatttgtcCCCATTTGTCATCATTGTCAGATTGTtagtcatattagaccaaattgtccTAAGTTGAGGTCTCTATCAACCTCTAAGGTTAGGCCTCTTCTAGGAAGCCGAGTAGCTCTAAAACTGCttatgtttgtcaccattgtggtatttctggacacattcgtcctaattgtttcaagttgtttCCTCATAAGCGAGTGTCCAATGGGTCTCATCATTTGTCTAAAGGCTTTGTACCTATTcttggtgagttattaaaagttttgagctttttgacTCAATTTTAGGGGAATTCTAATTCCTTTATGTCCTTTAGTAgtcatactaggacacgtgccttTCCATCTTCATGGCTAAGGActcgtgctgtgtgggtgataaaggatcctaagacttaattgtctttctgTTTGTCCtttactttaattctttctatctaaagttaGACTTTCTTTCCtgatttcttatttgtttttggaatcgtgctttcatgcatttgcatctaattttatgctttgttttgcttaacatgtttttggtttgcttatttttagtttagttttattttttttaatataaaaataaataaaaaaattgaaaaatacaaaaacagtgtgtgttttgtgtacattggtacttgtgtatcttggatggccattgaaacaaagttttctaaattttgtatctcttgtaacttagatgagcatctctatgcacaattaagcaagtgagctttgtggctcttgtttgtgatgagtaagattaagttatcttttgtacttaacactcgtatcactctttttgacgggaagaactagaaaatcctaagagaaaaacataaataactatctcaccactgttgcccgccaatcataatatgacacctgtatgcttcggcatagcaaaagtgcagtgtcaatgacatttgtgtggtTCAACaaagcaaaattggaatgtcaaatgttaaccaaagaaaatgaaaagtaaaaagatcaaaatgctttaaatatgattgcaagcgtgtattctaagagatgtgggagttataagatgtacctcgaaggtgatagtccccatcaaacaattatgattgtgtgtgagttagagtGATTTTCCTATAtatcaaatcatcataacatgtatacacttatgcaatcttgcgatgtttttcacacacaacatgcaacattctttgctacttttgatacatgtacatgtataatgtgatttggccatcacaagattatacatgtgttaatgtatgctcactaaactgtattaacttatttttgaaatataaaattggttagacttgtttagtgtgtgtgtgtgtgtgtttttttgggatcattgtgcttaaaattgttgttgagagatgattttgagaggaTAATATGGTGTTTGGATCTTTgattgagttgcatgcttgattgcattcatgtatgtgtttttctcttctttgaaaaactgtttttaagcaatctcgatagCTCCTCAACACCTGGCTTTTCTATCGAGATCTTTAGCTAATTTTTATCGCAATCTCAACACCTCTCGACAACTAGGTGTTTCAATCGAGAACTCTCCTGTCTGCTCGATAGGttcttgacacctctcgatcgatcgagatcctcttgcatgcattgtttttcacatgttttgcatctttcttttatcttatcatccatagcatcttgtttcattacattcatgcatttttatgGATTTCTTGTGCCCTCTTGATCATCgttgatcatctttatgtttctcgGGTGAAGCTTTCTAGCTTCTTGTACCCTTtatcaatcatgacaaaaagggggagaaattgcAGAAatatgtggtttctttttaaagattctatatgttagggggagaaatacatgcctCTATAAGGGGGAGATGcgtttcatcttgttaggggaAGTGTTTACTTCCTTTTTCTTATACACTGGTCTTGTGACCATAtttacatacattgtgcttatctttgatatatatgatgatgtatgtttccttcacctatctttacatgtgttgtttcttttctatctttatatacatgcttcttattacttgtatgcaatctattatttctgttttacactaagatgtcttgatgagttttgtttaaagtgtttcaaaaacacaggttgtcaaagtctacttgccataaaatctctttttgcaaagtttttcaagagtttgtgttaggatagattttattgtattcaataagtaagtatgagttgagtgatttatgacttctctcatatgttcatttgtttgttgtggttttgtcatggattgtcaaaggagagattgttaggacatatgtgatttatgttaggaatatatgtcaataTTTAATGTagttggttaatcctttgacaaaacacactttatgtatatttgggtagatctaggatgtgtttaatacttcaagaaacatgttgttcaagtctagtattaaagccatgaaaattggaccaagaaataagtgaagaaaggctattcattaaagctggATAGATATCTCGACATCTGTGGACAGATAGCTTGATAGCTGCTTGACAGATAGCTATTtattgagatttaatgaatGAAGCTCAACagattctcgatcgatcgagatatctatcgaggttataggaattcagattttcagatttgattttcgGCTCAtgatgacatgtatgtgtagagtttcttttctcacaaccctagatctatataaggcttattttagaggccgtcacatatgagaatacaaggagaacatatgcaaaatgtgaccaatgccttattctctttgaaagaagttactgcgtctttgcgccttagggttttgtaaccaagtgcttcttaatcttcattgttaatgaagtgaagaacttcatagccaacatcttcttctagttggtgtgttagttatgtactgggatccgtgcaacaAAAAGgatggcattcatatattgaagagttcagagtttctgaagtggtagaaggtttctgttgtgagttcatctatagtgattgtagagtctaggaaCATAgattttgtactagatctgaaacttttctttactatagtgaattgctttttgAGAAAGTTTCCCCTCagtttttttactgtgaaattAGTTTATTcaattggttttcttgggtcatcatatcttgtcttatttatttttccactacatgattttgacatgatattgatgtttgtttgttttaacaagttttattcataataaatctaattaacaacttgggtttaaaacttatttattctatcaaccggggtctaaatttcccaacagtTCGCACGCATTTACTTTtattctgcacttagtttaagttagagtaaaaacaaTCGAGGGTCGACTAAACAAGCTCTTTTGTATtcacacatatttgaacttttagtTATTATATTATGATCACTTTTGTTTTCATCTAATTGTTTTAGTTTATATCATAAATTTGGATGATTCTCAAGCCTCTCAAGACAAAACTTAGGGCAATTGATCTACTAGTTAAAAAATCAGTAGAGTTGATTTTATCTGTTTCCTACAAAGGTCTTTAGTGAGAATCTAGATTATCAAGCCTACACATCGAAGTCATGTTCTTAGCACATGTTCTACATCAACTATAAGCAagaaatatgataaatttttaaGCATGAATTAGTCTTACCTTTGTATTCGAGGAAGTATACTTTCCGTGCATTCAAAGCCGTTTCAAAATTTGGCATGGTGGTCCAAACCTTACAGCCGGTGCCATCTTCCTTTGAAGGCTCAAAGGCAACACAAGAACAAATTGACAAGCATTTGTCTTCACAATCCACATGGGTCAGGTTGTCATCCGCATGAAACTCGTATCCATCGGTATCCACAAAGTAACCTGAACGTTCAGCAAATGTAATATCATGGCTCCTGCACTCCGGAAGCTTTTTCTTCACACATCCTTGATCATCTCAAACAAGGGAAGGAAAACTACATTGAACAAACAACCTTTCACCTACATAAAGCTTTCCCAAGTAATCTATCCTTAACCGTGGGAACGTTTTGATGTCTTTATTTGCCGAAAAGTTGAAGTATGTTTCATTCTCATTCCTTATCTTTGAAAAGGCGTAAGAGGAACCTCTTTGATCTTGTAAAGTGAAACCATTTATTGGCTTGTGCTGGTAACCCTCATCTTGCGAAAACCCACCTGTCCAATACTCGTCCTCGTGCTGCATGATGTTGAACTCATTTCCAGGTATAGAGTACACGTTCATGCCAAAAGTAAAGGCCCCTGTATCAGGTACCACATCACTTCTCCATGATTTTAGAGACCAAGTTTGTCCACTTTTTTTGTTGAATCCCAGTTTCATTCCTGGCAGAAGTGTATCAGTGGGATAGTCAAAGCTTTGCCACAATTCCCTCTTCACAGTTCCATCTGAATTCAGCTCATGTAGTACAAAGTTACCAGTATCAAGTAGAACGGCACTACAATTACTGGCTTCTTGTCCTGGATTTAGTGAAATAGTAGGACCCATTTTGCTGTATGAAATTTTCAAACTCCCATAGTCATCAATACTAAGACTTACAGAATTGCCAAACAGTGGAGCATTTGGATTGGCAACCCACACTACATTCGTGAGGGAGTCACCATCGTACCATATTCCTAAGCAGGAATTGTTACCTGTAAGGTTGAAGAATCCTAATCTAAACTTTCCATCAGCTGAAACTAATTCATCTCCATCTTTGAGCTCCTGTCGTTGCACTAATGTGTTTTGCTGCTGAGAAGAATATAGACCCAGGAAGAGTAGCAGacataaaaaattgaagataaatttTCGTGCTATGCTTGCCATGAAAGACAGCCTCTGATTCTTTTTGGTAAGCTACGGTGCAGAAATGTGTTTCTTCACTAAACACAATGACGGTAATTAAAGAAACGGTTTGGGAGGTTTTAATTACGAAAGAAACGTACTTGGTTCTGTTAAACATCAAGCTccgcctctctctctttctctagaaATATCTAGAGTTTatctcaatttctctctctgcGGAATTTCCTAGAGACTTTCTTGACTAAATAAATTTCAGCCACAACTTTGTACAATATCTAGAAGTCTGGAGAAAGATAGTATTTTATTGTCATTAAAAAGATGAAGCTTGAAGCTTCCTAACCGACATAGAACAAGTATAAATATAGAAATGGTGCTCAGTTTTTGTGTGTCATAAAAGTACCAAGTGAGACGTGTAAGGTGAAGTTTGTGAAGTGAAGAGAggggcgaaaatgggtaattacccatcaaaatcgaactatttagttaatagggtccgtttggaaacatattggcaaactagcaactcgagcctcagaggctcgattttgggcccctaaatcgagtttctaaggctcgattttc encodes:
- the LOC115990200 gene encoding G-type lectin S-receptor-like serine/threonine-protein kinase CES101 — protein: MASIARKFIFNFLCLLLFLGLYSSQQQNTLVQRQELKDGDELVSADGKFRLGFFNLTGNNSCLGIWYDGDSLTNVVWVANPNAPLFGNSVSLSIDDYGSLKISYSKMGPTISLNPGQEASNCSAVLLDTGNFVLHELNSDGTVKRELWQSFDYPTDTLLPGMKLGFNKKSGQTWSLKSWRSDVVPDTGAFTFGMNVYSIPGNEFNIMQHEDEYWTGGFSQDEGYQHKPINGFTLQDQRGSSYAFSKIRNENETYFNFSANKDIKTFPRLRIDYLGKLYVGERLFVQCYFVDTDGYEFHADDNLTHVDCEDKCLSICSCVAFEPSKEDGTGCKVWTTMPNFETALNARKVYFLEYKVDVEHVLRT